The Musa acuminata AAA Group cultivar baxijiao chromosome BXJ3-6, Cavendish_Baxijiao_AAA, whole genome shotgun sequence region ACGTAGACCTTCATGGTAGTGCAACCCACGGGATGGCAGCTCATCATCTGGATCAGCGAGGCAGGAACCACGCGATGTCAAATGGATGGTCAGGATTACTTGGTAATCCTGACCACATAATTAAGTCAGTGGGTTAGATTAGCTCTCCCAGTCACTCATGGCAATGGATATGTTCGTCCTTATATTATCCTTTATATTCAAGAGAGGATTTTTTTGCATCCACTTTGGCAGTTTGGTAGAAAAGCTCATGAAATGAGAAAAAGATAATTTGTACAAACATCCAACCGCATCACAAATGACAATTACCGATGACCTATACGAACGCAGCTTAGCTTCGTGTCGCATGACCCACGGCATCCATCAACCAATCTGAGAACCAATCAACCCATTGCTTGCACACCATACAACACCATTCACTTCCCTACACACCACTATTTATATGGCCTTTCTTCTGCCCAACGGCAACTCCtcccatttctctctctctccgtctctctctctctctctctctctctcggtgttACAGATTAGAAGGGAAAGAAGCGAAGCGATGCCTTGTCTTCCTGGAACGAGGACTTGCATCGAACACCAAGAGGAGGAGACGGAGTGGGAGAGGTGTACGGCGCACGAGGTGCCGGAGGCGGTGGCGAGGCACCACGAGCACGCGGTGGGGTTGAACCAGTGCTGCTCGGCGGTGGTGCAGGCGGTGAAGGCCCCGGTGGCGGCGGTGTGGTCGGTGGTGCGGCGCTTCGACCAGCCGCAGGCGTACAAGCAATTCGTGAGGAGGTGCGACGTCGTCGTCGGGGACGGCGACGTCGGCACGCTGCGGGAGGTGAGCGTCGTCTCCGGCCTGCCGGCGGCCACCAGCACGGAGCGCCTCGAGATCCTCGACGACGAGCGCCACGTGCTCAGCTTCCGGGTGGTCGGCGGCGAGCACCGCCTCGCCAACTACCGGTCCGTGACCACGCTGCACCAGGACGGcggaagcggcggcggcggcgggcgcACGGTGGTGGTGGAGTCGTACGTGGTGGACGTGCCGCCGGGCAACACCACGGAGGAGACGCGGGTGTTCGTCGACACCATCGTCAGGTGCAACCTCCAGTCCTTGGCGCGGACCGCCCAAGGCCTCTCGTCAAGCGCGGCAGCAACAGCGGCGGCGGGAGGGCAACCCATAATTAAATGAGATTCGACGGGCTCTTTCTAAAGCTTTCCCCTTTTCCAATTACCGTCTCTTCGATCTATATTTCTCGAATGCCAGAATACTGTTTCCGATCTGATTCCCCATAGTTGGACTTGCAAGCATAATATCGAATGCCAGAATACTGTTGTGCATCAGTTTATAAATATTCAATCAActtattcctgcttatgaattaatGAGTGCCCACAAATTGTCCTTAAAAAAGGGTCAAaaagctgaagaagaagaagaagaagaaatattgaTGTCTTCATATGCAAGTTGGTGGCATTGGATACCTCAGCTTGTGGATTTAAGAGAGAGGAGAGAGCAAGTTGGAGCTGCTTCCCTTGATTTCTCCATCAGCTTTCTGTCCTACATCGGTTACTCTCTGGCCATCGGCTTCGGCTTTCTTCTCCTGCTGAACATTATTTCAGCTGTACCGATGAGTGTGATGGCGGACAAGTTGAGCTGCAAGTTGCAAGGCAGCCTTTAATGTCCCTCCCTCACCCTCCTGCAAGTTGAGCTGCAAGTTGCAAGGCCAAGGACGGACTTGTCAaccctgaagaagaagaagaagtgatgaaagggaAAGGGAGGATCAAGGAACATAGTTTGCATCGTCCAAATAAGACGCATATTTACCTATGACCGATGTGAATAATATTCACAGCGAGGAGGTAATGAATCCACGGAAAGATGCTGGTGGTCCAAATTGGCAGTGGGACGTCGGGAAAGTTAAGTATGTCGGAAGAAGTGGCGGTTCCCATGGGAACAGCTTAAAGCTGCGTTACGTTTGTGGTCTTCACCTCCCCCATCCTTCATCCTTTCCCTGATCTTATTATTGAAACCAAGCTTTTTTAGGTTCGACTCCCGCACGAATCTTGAAGCGTTCGTTTTCTGCTGTTACACGACGCCACGTAGTTTGGACTCCAGCACGAATCTTGCAGCACTCGGGAGAGATCCGACCGAcacatccatctctctctctctctctccaccatgTCCGGCGGAGAAGACGACTAAGCTGCTGGCTACATAATACCAGAGGCACAAAGTTCTAACTCCCGACTCAGATTAGCATCATAGACAACACCTAAAAGCTGCTCTCCACAGAATAATCCCAGCATAAGATTCTACAGAGGATAAAACAAGTTATTCTGACGAGGCCTCCTCACATATGATTATTAAGTATATCAACATTGCATATCACGAAGATTAAGGATCCATTAGCATAAACACTATGAAAATGCCTTAATGAGTAAAGCTGGGAAAGTCAAGAACTAAGAATTCTTGTACTTTGGCATCAATGAATCAAAACAAagttcaaaatatcaaattaaaaGCATCTATTTACTTCTGTGACTGTAAGGAGAGCTTCAAATACCAAAAGCTCCAACAGGATGAAAGGTATGAACTCCGTTTCACAACATGCACAAGGCTGCATTACTTAGACAAGAGATGGTGTAAATAGAGTGAATGCAGGTATTTAAGCTGATGGTTAATCCTAAAGGACCCATCATCATGTCCAACATGCAGATTAAGCATTTGGAAACGGCAAACCAATTGTTTTCAGAGCCTTACAGGATCTCCAGCATCTTCTTGTTTTGCCGTGCCACTAGAACACAACAACATAATAAAACTTCGAGCTTGTGCATGCTGATATAACAGGAAATCATGTAGCTGTAATATACAATGTAGGCTGCGAAGAATAATCTTTAAAATGAGAATATTTGTTTTGTAGCAGAAAACAAAAAACACAATTCTTACCTTTTGATGGTGTGTCAATTGCTACCATGATACCGAAGCAGTGGAACCACCAAACTCAGAAGGTTCACCTTTTAGATCGGAGTAGATCATGATATCTTGTCACTAAGTTTATCGTCGGATTCAAGATATATTACAGAGAAACTTCCATAAATCATAGGACTATAGAATACCTTCGACCGATTCAACGACTGGTACAGACTCCAATATGCGTTAGCCCAAAAGGATTTCTCACTTTCCATGTGGCTTAGGAACACCATTTATATACTGTTACAGTCAAAATAAGGAATCAACCCTACCACAAAGCtccaaaaaaaaaacttcaatTTTGACCAAAAGTAAGAACTACAAATTTTCAGAATATACTACTACATTATTTCCATTGTATCACCCAACGTGAATCTTCATCGATCATGACTTCCTCGAGGTCCATGTATATAGTCCACTACTCCCTTTAGACCCATGCCCTGTTTAGGAGTGACCATAAACAATGTGTTCAAAACCTCGATTCTATCAACTGAGACATCAGATTTGTTGCATACCatccgagaaaaaaaaaaacagggcTCATAATCAACTTAAAAGTCCTCAAAAGTCAAAGTTAAAGAACCTGCCTATCCAGACTAAGATATCCTAATTGATCGATATAAAGAATTTTTTACACTTACAAAACACCCCAAAATTTCCTAAAAAAGAATAACAAGGATGGACCAAAACCTAATATAAATAGGAAACACAGAGACCATAATAACTTCAACTGACTCTTTCGAAGGAATGCAAGACCCAAACCTACGCTCAATGTGAGTTTGATACAACAAAAAAAAGTATTAGCGATCATAAAGGTTCTTAAGGAGTTTATCTGATGTTTTACAATGTCAAGCATGCTGTCTTTTTGGATCAAAGAATATGAAACCCTGCCAGATGACTGGAATGGCAAAAGAATTCCTTTTAGATTAAGAGCCTCAAGATATTCTTTATTTATGATAGAAAAACTAGACCAATGTTCTGATCCTTCTATCAAGCACTTGAAGATATTTTTAGACCTTGAACTTGAAGAAAGAACCAAGATGACGACCTACAATTAGATGTTGATATCTCGAAAACCAAAATATAATACGTTAGTCGTAACAAGGTCGAATGCCAACCATCTCAAGTGGCTGCATTCTAGGATTTGCAATCTAAGAGTGACAAAGGAAGCTCACTAGCATGAACAACATGGATTTGGCTATGGGTAGAGAAACACAAAGCTACGAAACTTGTCGTTGGATACCTACAAATTTTTTTAGGTGATCTTCCGGTTGTCAGGTTCATTCTCCTAAAGTTTCGTCATCCGAGAACCTAAGTCACCAAGTCTTGATTCCAGATCATATACTGTGTTCGATGATATCTCTCCACCAATAATCTTAATAGAGGATCACAAACACTATCAGTGGCATGAGATCAGTCTGTAGCAAACATGAATTTATGTACAAAACATAAATAATCTGAAAAGGAGGCAATTAGTAAACTTTGTCAAATAAAAACTTATCATTTACATTGAAATCAGCATGACCAAATGATAAATACCATAGATGATGATGAGCATTAAATCGAATTCCATCtttccccccccttttttttgcgTTTCCATCATAGAAGAAAAGGCTAATCTTCAATTTTCCTCCCCATGATTGTAGATAAAGCATAAAACCAAGAAAAAATAACATCAGTCACTGACAGAATGCATCAAAGACGCGATCTCGACTAGCTTGGTGAACTACTCTCACCTCTCATACGCCTAAGCCGAGCCACCCACTGGTCTTCGGGCACTCGTTCCGCCCAATCCGGAGGGACACCTTGGAACGCGACTCCCCTCATCGCATCGAGGACCCTCGCGGCGTTCTCCGGCGTCAACGGTGCGGACCTTCGCCTCTCGTCCTCCCTGAACGCCCTCGAGATCGACACTTCCCGCTGCCTCACGCTCTCCTCCTCGGCTTCTTCATCCTCCACCTCTTCCACCAAGCCTCCGCTAGAAGCGACAACGCCATCGCCACCCCCGTTCAGATCCAGAGCCGATATGCCACTCTCGGCGTCGAGAAAGAGGAAACTAGGGTCAGGGTTCCGAAGGTGGAACAAGGCGCCGCCGTTGGGTCGGATCGGGGAGGCGGCTTCAACGATCCCTCCGGAGGCGACGTCGGAGTTAGAGTTGGGATCGAAGCCGTCATCGAAGGCGGAGATCGGGTGGTAGTAGGCGTCGTGGGCGGCAGATCCGTAGTCGCCGTCGTCTTCGTCGTCGGTGGCGTCATCTGAGGACGAGAGGCATTTAGGAGAGTTCTTTGGGGGAAGGACGGAAGGATGAGATGTTACCTCGGTGGGGGTGGAGGCCGTTGGAGATGGACATTTTCACCGATGGAGCCGAAGAGAAAGGGAGAAGAGGAGCCTCGGTCGCCGTCGCCACGCCTCTGATCGGAAAAATACTCCCACCGCTCCATTTAGTTGCTTATATTTATTTTACTTCGTTTTTGTTCAAGTGGCCCCACCAAGAAGAACCCAaatgccccttttttttttaataaagaaaAGGGTATATTTTTAATGATTCGAATTTCGAATTTAATTACTACAGCTATGAAAAGAAAGTCCGTATCGGGATTTAGCGATCACGGCACAAAGCAAAGTGCAAATCTGATGCATACATTCGTTATAACACAAAACTAATAATTCGAGGATGACAAACTGATAGAATATTTTGATagtgataaatataaaataattatatatatataattaatttatgatCACATATTTGAATGCATGAGTTAATTATGTAATTTAAATACatcattgaaaaaaattctcaatatatatataaataaatattatctcGACCAATGAAATCACTTTTCTCTATTATAGCTTCATATTTTGAGTTCGTCCCAACGACAACAATCTACTTGTCATTTATTGTCATTGTTGTCACAATAGCAACAAAACCTTTCCTCGATAATCTATATGAAGTTTCTTTCAACGTAGATACCAGATCTGTATATCTAAGATTTCTCGGAGCCATGGTAAGAGTCAGAGTCTTCCTCATGACGTACTCGAGTTCTCCTTCTCTCTAGTAACTCTACCACAGTTACCGATCAACCTTTTTGTGTCGTCGTCACAGAAAGGGCTCTTTCCCCCTCCTTCCATATTTCAATGACGTGGCTTATCAGATATGCAGAGTTTCCCTGATCTTCATCATCAAATCAGATTCCTTCTTGTGCATTTTTCGAATCTAATCTTCACTAACATATAAGATCTCTATCGTCTACCATCCACCATATTATCAGTTGGTTCTAAAATTTTTTCAGTTGATCATAATATCTTTTCAACGTGTTTTCTTCATCTACATCTAACActtcaagtatttttttttagGAAATAATTGTTCATTTCAACTTATATGACTTATATCCATAAATGTAATAACTATAATCCCCTTCAAACTATCCAAAAGTGATAATTATGCATCTCGACGAGCATAATTCACTAATCTCATCTTTGGATATGATCTATTAGGCTACATCAATGACTCTCTTAGTTGTTCACTGAAAAAGATTTAAAGACTAGGAGAATACATCCAAATAATGAATCCTAATCATAAGTTATGACTAGACAATATCATCTTATTCTATAAGCAATTCAAACCTTAGTGCTCCGTAgcacttttaatctctttgtgcagcATTACAATATAAGCATGGTCAAAATTACAAACTAACATTATCAATTGCCTTTGCACTCGAAATCTTTTATCCACGATGAAAATAACATAAGAGGAAAGTACTATTATCAATTATATAcaaaatctaaaagttattatAGATGACTTTGCTTTAATAGGTCATCTCCTaagtgataaaaaattattgtttatatttttaattgCATAGGAAAAGAATATAAGGAACTAATGACATTAATTCGATCACATGACatatctgaaatgagaaaaaaaatcatgaaaccaACTATCACATCTTAATTcaatcaaaaattcaaaaaaaaggatAATCAAAGCAACAAAACTTTAACGAAGGACCGAACAAGATACCTTTTAGACAAATAAATAACACACCTAACTATTATCCTCCATTATATTATCAAACCTTCAACCATAATAGTAGGTTTCATGATCAATCAGCTTATCATATAGTTATACAAATGACATCAGTGAGTCAGGTATCTAAATTATTACTGTCAATTTTTATTCATTTTCTAGGCATTGAGGAtataaacaatattttttttattattaaaaggaTAATCTATTAAAATTAAATCATCTataagaatttttaaattttatatataattattttaattaaaaaaaataaaaagcaagCCATCTCAAAAGATATGGATCATAGCAAAAATGAGCATGTTGTTTTGTCGGAGCGTGTCATTTGAAGATCCACAGCAAATATGAGCGTGTTGTTGAAGCATATCGTTCACAAAGTTCTACAATTCTTCACAAACGATTTTATTCACACTCGGAATTCAGAATTAGCGAAAGCAACACCATTCTGCATCACCATCGACTTTATTATCGTCACAACAACAGCACACTGATACAGTAGTAGCTctcgagattattattattattactacaaCACCTGCAGCACCCTGacacagtagtagtagtagttctCGAGATTATTATTACTGTTACAACGCCTGCGGCACCCTGGGACACAGTAACAGTTctcgagattattattattattattattattgctacAACACCTGCAGCACCCGACACAGTAGTAGGAGTTCTCGAGATTTTTATTGCAGCTACGACGTCATGCAAATCAACCTTCAGAAGGCGGCGGCTGCAGTTCAAGAGTCGGAGATTTGTCCAGTTCTTGGCAACTTCCATCCACACCGCACGGCTGAACGATGAACCTGACGAGACCAACTCCACTGGGAATAGCAAGATGCGATACGTACCAGAGTTCAACTCTAGCAAACCCAAGGAAGCTGGGGCGTGCCTCGTTGTTGCCTCCATGAGTCAATAATTTCTCCACGTGAATGTTGTATCTCGTGAACGACGTCATGTCTCCTTCCTTGAGCTTCCAAGTGATCTTTAGGCTGAGAATTCTGTTTCCATTGAGATCTGTGGTCCATGAAGTATACGAGGGATCGATGTGCCATGCGTCCGCGAGTGGATAACTCATTGgcgtgttgaaaattctgatctgACCTAATGATGCATGGTAGGAAGAAGGTGAGTCACTTTTTCGGTTTGGACTTTGTTCCATCTCCACGGCTGCATCTTTCAAGGCACCCACGATATAGATGTCAGTCAGCGTGTAGCCAGTCATGGTGAAGGTGCCGTCAAACGGAGTCCAGGTTGAGTCGGCCAGCACGTCTGCCTTCTTACTAATTTGTGGTAGTTTAATGATCTTATCAAACTCAAAGCTTGCAACAGTTAACGGTGGTTGAGAATCATCTTCGATAAGGATGGATGTCTTTTCGTTGGTTTCAGACACCAAAACCAGGATTACTCCAAAGAGAGAATTCTCATCTAATCTTACCTGCATGGAAAATAACAAGAAGGTAAGGATCGAGGCCTACACGTAAATGAAAATGAAACTCAGCAAGGTATCAGTTTCAGTAATTGAAGTGACGGGATATCAATTAACCTGCAAGATCAAAGTAGTGCTGCCATTTAAACTACAATGACGGGGAAAGGAACCAATTAAATTACATGTTGCTTGTGAGGAAAGATGAAACTTACAAAACATTTAACCTGCACTGCTTTATCGTCCAGCAGCAGTTGTCCACTGAAGATCTTTATAGAGAAAACAGAGGCATCCTCGACACTTCCTTTAACAGTGAGACTTCCTCCTCCAAAGTAAGAAGCGTCCTCAAAACTACCAATTGAGGATAGCTCAATCAAAGGAGATTAAATCTTGAAATTTTACTTAACAAGGTTCTTCATATATGGGAAATAAAGAACACAAAGTAACTGTTCTAGTTTCTcacgagattatatatatatatatatatatatatatatatatatatatatatattaaggacCAAGATTTATGAAATAGAGAAACTAAAAGAATGAACCTTTTGCTTTTGGAAAAGAAAATACTTCAACTTACTCGATGTAAGCTTCCACGGCAGAGCCGACACTAAGAAGTGGCTGTTCCAAAGAATAAAAGAAATTACCTTATaaataacataaaatagattTGACGGTGCTCCAAAAATGCAATGCATGTAGGCGGAAGAATATTCTACAAGTTACATGCAATAAATTGCCGATGAACATGACAAATTATATGAAGCATGAAGCATAATTATGAGGTACCTGGAAGCCTTGAGAAGATATGTTATTCCAATGGTTATTTGCTACCTGTAAACCTTCAATTGAAAAATGAAGGCCGCGACCCTGGAGAAATATGAGGCTCAGGGTTCAACAATTGCTATCGAAGTAGTAATGAAATAGGCATAATCAAGAAAATCACAAGAATAAATATGCAAAAAAGacccaagaaaagagaaaaaaaaacgtTTAATGAATTTAAGCACCATAAATATGACTATCTAGtacaaatatataattttaaatagttGATAATGAAAAATACAAGAAGAAATTCAGAGCGAAGCTAGTTTAAGAATCTATGTCAAAGGAAACAATGTTCTCATGAAAACTTCTTAAAGGATACACTACATATTAGTGGGTCCAAGTGGAGAAAGGAAGAGGCTAAATATGTTGAACTAATTGCTAAATTTCAGTTGAAATCGTAAAGACTAGCAAATTTACTGTCACAAttccaattgaattcatttttttatAAACATGTTTGCTGATAGTAATTTGTGGACGCAGCATGGCATGTCCAACATGATAGCCCCTCATCGTCATAAGCCAAATATATGCAAAGATTGTGTTTTTTGTCATGACACGAATCTCATGCAAAAACCATGTCACTTCAGGTTTCATTATCAATTGTGTTATGCTTGCCATAGAGGAAAAAGATTATATTCAAACTATGAAGAAGCGGTATATATTATCCAGTTCAAGAGTCTTCCATCACGTAGCAGAATCAACAAATTCCAATTTTAAAGATGCATACCTGATCAAAGTTCGAGTAGAAGGGTAACACTTTAGGGTAGTTCCGAAGAATTCCCCATGATTGCTCCACAAGGCCCCACCAGCTGCAAAGTTCAATTCGAGTATCTTACACATTACAACACAAATAGAAGCAATATGAATTCTAAAAGCTAGCAACAACCGAGTTATTAAAATCACAAAAAATATACGGTTGTATAAATCTATGACAGTGACGTCATACCAAACTGGTTCGACTCTGCAGAAAGGTATCAACATAAGTTATGCCAAAGAGCGAGTTATTTCGAGCCGCATAAAATTGATGACTTACACCGGTTATTTTTTAATGTGCACTGATTAAAAAATTTCCCATTGGTGCCTTTTAGGTTGACATGCAAGTTTGTCTGAAGAGCACCCTGAAGCCCAGACCATAGGTTCGTAAGCATAGACTGAAAATATTTGTCTTAGGTGTTACTACCTGCAAACTAGCCTTTTAAAACGGGCCCCTTTCTTGATCAGATTTGTTTGAACAAAAGAATTGGATTTCCTTTGTAGGAAAACTTGGTAATTGGTATTTCTGTCTATTCGAAATTAGGCCACAAGTAAAACTGATACATGTTGAGCAAACAGAACCAACACAAAAGTTGtgtttcattattcttatagtgattCAAGTTGTAACCTCCTAGGTGACATATATTGTTGGTGCAATCAACTATTTGATTGCGGCCGAAATAATCAAGCTGCTACTTAATAAATGATGCATGGGAGCTCTTTATGACCAAGTAAAACTTCACCGAGCTGGAGATTAAGGTGGAAAGTTCATACCGGTTTTGTGCAGTTTCGAAGTCAGGTCCTTGATTAGTTTCATATACCCATCCTGGAGCGAATATGGTAGCCGAAATATCATGCGTCTTCAGTACGTCGAGGGCTGCATTTGTCTGTAATGGCAacaataataaacaaataaaagagCAAAAGAGAATTCATACATGGCATATCGAAAACCTACGTAAAAGAATGTAGACCAAATCGATGATGTATAAGATGAAGTAATAGATGCATATGGATCAACGATGTAGACCAAATCGACAAGCAAAAGCGTATTCCCATGATTCTACTTTTCTGATCATGCCACAAGCAAATAGCTTGACCCAGAAGGCAAAAAAACCTGGTTAAAGGCCCACAGATTTACTCCAGTATCATGTATGACAACCCCAAGAATCTGCAAACTTACATGAGCTTATATAATCTGTCAAAAATGCTGCGAATGTGCTTTGAATTGTGGAAGAAAGAGACTAAATTAATAGATTCACATCTAGCCGTAGAAGGTTTATAGGAAATCCTTTAGAAATGCCCTTAGCATAGGCACGTATGCTTTGGTTTCTTTTACTATTCTAGCTTTGCATCAATTAATTACAGTGagtaaggaagaaagaaagagaagatatTACTCACAAATTTGCCTAGTGGCAGGCGTACCGAAGTTGTCAAATATTTATGAAGAAATATGACTTGTATAAATTGGATTTCAACCCTTCTTTTTGAGAAATTAGGCAAaataatcaaaagctaggagtctCAGAGCAAGGTGCTAACTTACATTCCACTGTCCGCCACCAAAGGTACCCCTGCCAAAAACATCAATGCCCATGTAGACGTCGAACTTTCTCTCACCCGCAACGCTAGCTGAATCTTCAACATCCGGTTCCTGCAGGGTTTGAAGACACATCTAAAAGCTaagaaagaagagaagcagagTCAAGATTTCTAGCatgacaagaaagaaaaaaaagataaggtACCTCCCACAAATAGTTGACTAAAATACCATCGCACAAATCAAAGAAGGGTTTGTTTTCCTGATTCAGTTTATTTTGAGAGCCTCCCGAACCATCTATAGTTACAGCATCATACCTGGACGATACAACCAAATAAGGCAAGCCGCAAACCATGAGAAGAAAGGAAGATTAAGGAAAAGGTGTGAGTTTGGTGCGGGAAGTGACCATATGACCAAAGATCCGGGAATCTGAAAATGCATAGTACGAGATAGATGATCGACAAACTCCTTCAGGTTATCAATTTGCGTCCTGTCCAGTGTGACTTCCATATTGACCTGAAAGAGTTACTATCATGTCAGCTAAAACATGAAATCAAACTTAGTTCAGGGACCAGAAAATAAAGATCCAGATCAGGACTAACCAGCCAACCATCAAATCCCAAATGAGTAGCGAGTTCTGTCAGCCGTTCCGCGTACATTCTAGCGGATTCCTTTGTGGAAAGCAAGGTGTCACAGATCTTGCTACCGTCCTCCCCTTCTGTAATGAAAGTTCCTAAGACCTATTTACCGATCCAAATCAGAGGAGGCTAGACACTTGCAACTGTACCGAATCAGCCAATCTACCAAAAGCTAGcgggaaccaaagaagaaggaagagttcGATGATACCCTGACGCCATGGGTGTGGGCGGCGTTGGTCCAGCACGGCGGCGGCAGCGTGACCAGGTAGTGGGAGAAGTAGACGAAGACGTCCATCAGGTACCAGTGCCAGATGGCGTAGGCGTCGGAGTTGTCTCCGCCCTGCACCAATGCGTCGTCGAGGTACCCGCCCATCATGTCGTGGCAGACGAGGATCCGGCGGCGAGGGGGCAGCGTGGC contains the following coding sequences:
- the LOC135641194 gene encoding abscisic acid receptor PYL4-like; this encodes MAFLLPNGNSSHFSLSPSLSLSLSLSVLQIRRERSEAMPCLPGTRTCIEHQEEETEWERCTAHEVPEAVARHHEHAVGLNQCCSAVVQAVKAPVAAVWSVVRRFDQPQAYKQFVRRCDVVVGDGDVGTLREVSVVSGLPAATSTERLEILDDERHVLSFRVVGGEHRLANYRSVTTLHQDGGSGGGGGRTVVVESYVVDVPPGNTTEETRVFVDTIVRCNLQSLARTAQGLSSSAAATAAAGGQPIIK
- the LOC103989697 gene encoding uncharacterized protein LOC103989697 isoform X2; protein product: MSISNGLHPHRDDATDDEDDGDYGSAAHDAYYHPISAFDDGFDPNSNSDVASGGIVEAASPIRPNGGALFHLRNPDPSFLFLDAESGISALDLNGGGDGVVASSGGLVEEVEDEEAEEESVRQREVSISRAFREDERRRSAPLTPENAARVLDAMRGVAFQGVPPDWAERVPEDQWVARLRRMRGHGSKGSSGLYTWTSRKS
- the LOC103989697 gene encoding uncharacterized protein LOC103989697 isoform X1, which codes for MSISNGLHPHRDDATDDEDDGDYGSAAHDAYYHPISAFDDGFDPNSNSDVASGGIVEAASPIRPNGGALFHLRNPDPSFLFLDAESGISALDLNGGGDGVVASSGGLVEEVEDEEAEEESVRQREVSISRAFREDERRRSAPLTPENAARVLDAMRGVAFQGVPPDWAERVPEDQWVARLRRMRAFSSMMETQKKGGGKMEFDLMLIIIYGHGSKGSSGLYTWTSRKS
- the LOC103989697 gene encoding uncharacterized protein LOC103989697 isoform X3 — translated: MSISNGLHPHRDDATDDEDDGDYGSAAHDAYYHPISAFDDGFDPNSNSDVASGGIVEAASPIRPNGGALFHLRNPDPSFLFLDAESGISALDLNGGGDGVVASSGGLVEEVEDEEAEEESVRQREVSISRAFREDERRRSAPLTPENAARVLDAMRGVAFQGVPPDWAERVPEDQWVARLRRMRD
- the LOC135639840 gene encoding cytosolic endo-beta-N-acetylglucosaminidase 1-like; translation: MPPPQSIGGSNGDSRPWDPPFDPKQASIPISYPITTLEALASDSYHNSFHYPFNRSSVPLPPSAATLPPRRRILVCHDMMGGYLDDALVQGGDNSDAYAIWHWYLMDVFVYFSHYLVTLPPPCWTNAAHTHGVRVLGTFITEGEDGSKICDTLLSTKESARMYAERLTELATHLGFDGWLVNMEVTLDRTQIDNLKEFVDHLSRTMHFQIPGSLVIWYDAVTIDGSGGSQNKLNQENKPFFDLCDGILVNYLWEEPDVEDSASVAGERKFDVYMGIDVFGRGTFGGGQWNTNAALDVLKTHDISATIFAPGWVYETNQGPDFETAQNRWWGLVEQSWGILRNYPKVLPFYSNFDQGRGLHFSIEGLQVANNHWNNISSQGFQPLLSVGSAVEAYIDFEDASYFGGGSLTVKGSVEDASVFSIKIFSGQLLLDDKAVQVKCFVRLDENSLFGVILVLVSETNEKTSILIEDDSQPPLTVASFEFDKIIKLPQISKKADVLADSTWTPFDGTFTMTGYTLTDIYIVGALKDAAVEMEQSPNRKSDSPSSYHASLGQIRIFNTPMSYPLADAWHIDPSYTSWTTDLNGNRILSLKITWKLKEGDMTSFTRYNIHVEKLLTHGGNNEARPSFLGFARVELWYVSHLAIPSGVGLVRFIVQPCGVDGSCQELDKSPTLELQPPPSEG